The nucleotide sequence TGCGGGGGCCATGCCTCCGTTCAGCGAGACGGACGACGTCACGCGGCCGTTGTCGCCATACGCGGCCTCGAAACTGGGCGCTGAAGCCATGGCTTGTGCCTTCCATCACATGCACGACATCGACGCGACGGTATTACGTTATTTCACGGTATATGGGCCGGCGGGACGTCCGGACATGAGTCCGTTTCGTTTTATCAAATGGATCGACGAAGGCACCCCCATTGAGCTGTTTGGCGACGGCAGCCAGACACGCGATTTCACGTTCGTGGACGACATTGCGGCAGGCACCATTGCGGCGCTTCGCCCCGTGGGTTACGACGTCGTCAATCTCGGCGGCGGCAATGAGCCCATGGCGATCAATCGCATGATTCAGGGTTTTGAACGTGCGCTGAACAAGTCGGCGGTGATCGATCGCAAACCATTTCACTTAGGGGATATGCGGAACACGCAGGCCGATGTGAGCAAGGCAGCACGACTGTTAAACTGGACTCCTCAGGTTAAACCCGAGGTCGGCTTTGATCGCACCGTGGCGTGGTATGAAGCCAATCGTAGTTGGCTGAAGGATATCCAGTTGTAGCGCGGCTGCGCCGCGTAAGTTGCAACCGAACAAGTAACAAATTTCAAGTGATCGAGCGGGGAGAGCGGATGTATGGAGTAAGAAGTTTGAAGGCGGAGGCAGGAGGGGAACCTTGGCGACCTTCGCGTCCTAGCGTCTCTGCGTTAAAAAATTCAGGTCGCTGAAACTACCACAATGTAGGAGCGAGTGCACTCGCGATGATTGCGGTGGAGTGGGGCCATGGGGTCGGCGGAGAGGCAGGATGATCGCGCGCAAGCGAGCTCCTACCGGTGGATATTGAGGTCGATCCGGACCGGGTGGAACCGGTCCTTCCGAGGGGCAGCGTCTCCGAGTGTAACCATTATGGTTACACTTTCGCCGGACTGGATGGATACGGTCGTTCCGCAGGATTTCCGGAGGGACGACTTCCACGTCGTCCGCAGTTGCCTCTTAGGACGCGGACCGGGTGGAACCGGTCCCTCCCGAAGGCTTCACCTCACCAACGACCGCGCTTGCTGGACGCAGGCGGTGAGGTCGGCTGCTTCGGTATCGATGATGTGGTCTCCATCGGCATCGGTCGGTTCTTCAAATCCGGAATCCTTACCGGTGAATTGTTTCACTTCGCCGGCCGCGACTTTGGCGTAAAGACCTTTGGGGTCACGAGCTTGGCAGGCTTCAAAGGAGGCTTTCACGTAAACGAGCTGAAGATCGGTGTCGCCGATGATCTCACGCGCGGATTCGCGGAGTTCCCGTTTGGGCGTGATGAAACTGACCAAGGTGATCAATCCGGTTTCGGCGAACAATTTGGCGACCTCGGCGATGCGACGAATATTCTCCCGGCGATCGTCGTCGGAGAAACCGAGGTTGCGATTGAGGCCGGCGCGCACGTTGTCGCCGTCGAGCACTTTCGTCAGACGACTGGCCGCGTGGAGTTCGCGTTCCAGCGCGGCGGCGATGGTGGACTTGCCGGAACCGCTCAGGCCGTAGAACCAAATTACCTGCCCTGATTGGCCGAGTTGTTTTTCCTTTTCGGCACGAGCAACGAGTTTGTCGTGAGTGGTGTAGATGTGGTCTGGCATGGAAGGAGAGCCGGTGGAGGGAAAGTAAGAAAGTGTCGGTTTGCCGACAAGGTGCGAAGGTGGTCGGATTTCTAACGCAAAGGCGCGGGGCCGCGAAGGCAACGATAGGGCGAGGGTTAGGTGGTATTCATCCCTTCTGTTTACGATTTTAGCATTCCGCCTTTTGGCGTCTTTTGTGTCTTCTTGCGGCCAAATCAGTTATGAAGCCTGCCGAGCAAGACGGTGTCGCCAATCGTGAGCAGGGAACCGTTGCGGTATTCAAGTTTACCATACATCAATGGTGCCTGCGAAGGGTGATTCAGCACAGCACCGCCGGCGAATTCGACGATGGCCTGCGCGGCGGCGGTGTCCCACTCCATGGTCGGCACATCGCGGAGGTAGATGTCGGCCGCCCCTTCCGCGACAAGACAGAATTTCAGTGAGCTACCGATGCTGAGACATTCGGCGTTCGGAAAGCGCGCGAGCAGCGCTTTAACCTCGGGCCCCGCGTGATCGCGACTGGCGACGATGCGCAGCGTTTTCCGGGCGGGCACACACTGGATGGCGACGGGAGCGGAATCGCGTTCCGCGCGCCAGGCGCCGCCATCGTGATCGGCGCCATAGGTCACGCCCGAGACGGGAACATGCACAATACCCGCGACGGGTTTTCCGCTTTCGATCAGCCCGATGTTCACGGTGAAGCTACCGGTTTGTTTGATGAACTCCTTGGTGCCGTCAACGGGATCGACCAGGAAAAAACGGGAGGCTTTGGCAATGGCGTCATCGCGTTCTTGGTCCTCCTCAGAGACGACGGGGATGTCGGGAAACGTCGCTCGGAGCCGGGAGGTGATCAAGCGGTGGGAAGCGAGATCGGCCTGGGTCAGCGGAGAGTTGTCGGCCTTCGCATCAACGGTCAGCGGCTGGCCGTAGAACTTGAGCGTTTCGAGGCCGGCGGCCTCAGCGATTTCGCGAAGAATAGAGAGCATGGGATGATGGGACTGATTTCAACGCAAAGGCGTGGAGTCGGAAAGGACGCGATGCGATCACTTATGCAGAAAGACGCTAGCGCGCTTTGCGTCTTAGCGACATTGCGTTAAGAACTTCATTGACATGAATTTTCAAATTCAACGGATCATGCCTGCGGCGACCGTTTGCTGGTGCGGCT is from Synoicihabitans lomoniglobus and encodes:
- a CDS encoding NAD-dependent epimerase/dehydratase family protein produces the protein MQPVVPSTYLLTGAAGFIGARTAELLLAAGHHVVGVDNLNAYYDVRLKDHRLHRLLQGDGSRVGSAPDASAFAVGESRAGNFTFVPMDIEDPAAVAALFERWQFDAVINLAARAGVRYSVEHPEVYASTNVSGGVNLLQAMARTGVKKYVLASSSSLYAGAMPPFSETDDVTRPLSPYAASKLGAEAMACAFHHMHDIDATVLRYFTVYGPAGRPDMSPFRFIKWIDEGTPIELFGDGSQTRDFTFVDDIAAGTIAALRPVGYDVVNLGGGNEPMAINRMIQGFERALNKSAVIDRKPFHLGDMRNTQADVSKAARLLNWTPQVKPEVGFDRTVAWYEANRSWLKDIQL
- the cysC gene encoding adenylyl-sulfate kinase, whose translation is MPDHIYTTHDKLVARAEKEKQLGQSGQVIWFYGLSGSGKSTIAAALERELHAASRLTKVLDGDNVRAGLNRNLGFSDDDRRENIRRIAEVAKLFAETGLITLVSFITPKRELRESAREIIGDTDLQLVYVKASFEACQARDPKGLYAKVAAGEVKQFTGKDSGFEEPTDADGDHIIDTEAADLTACVQQARSLVR
- the cysQ gene encoding 3'(2'),5'-bisphosphate nucleotidase CysQ; the encoded protein is MLSILREIAEAAGLETLKFYGQPLTVDAKADNSPLTQADLASHRLITSRLRATFPDIPVVSEEDQERDDAIAKASRFFLVDPVDGTKEFIKQTGSFTVNIGLIESGKPVAGIVHVPVSGVTYGADHDGGAWRAERDSAPVAIQCVPARKTLRIVASRDHAGPEVKALLARFPNAECLSIGSSLKFCLVAEGAADIYLRDVPTMEWDTAAAQAIVEFAGGAVLNHPSQAPLMYGKLEYRNGSLLTIGDTVLLGRLHN